GTTCACCGGCCCAGTCATAGATGTCGCTGAACAGCGTGCGGTGGATGTTTTGCAGGCGGGCGAGGTCGTAGGGCGGCGGGAAGAGCGGGAGGCTGCCCACGGCGATTTCGGATAATTCCCGCTCGGCCTGGTGCAGGCGGTGTTCGTCGAGCAAATCCAGGCGGTTACGCAGGACGCTGCTCCCGGGGTAGCAGTACGGGTCCTGGCCCACCCCGTATTTGTCGAGCATCAGCGTGGAGTGTTGCGGTACTTGGCAAGCACGGCTTCGCGGGTCGGCAGCGGTTTGTCGACGTCCGTCGGTTGGGTCTCGAACCCTTCCAGGCGCAGGCTGGCCAGATAATTGGAGCGGCGGATCTTATGGTAGTGATCCTGTTTTTGCTCAAACGTCAGTTCGCTCATTGCAGCGTCCTCCTGGTTAGCAAGGCCTGATTGTAGCGCAATGCGTCAGCGGGCAGGCGGGATAAAAACCGCGTCACATTTTGTATAAAAACTCCGCCAGCAGGCTGAATTCAGCGTATGTTTCACCGCAAAATCTTGTAGGGCGATTCCGCCCGTTATTAAAGGGAGTTAAGCATGAGTTTGCTTCGTGTCGCTTCGGCGATGTCATTGTGCGCGGTAGCTTTTTCCGTTCAGGCCGAGCAGTTGCCGATTGAAGTGCTCAGCGCGGTGGTCAAGGATCAGAAAATCGCCGATGCCGAAGTGTTGCTGCAACGCAACGGCGCGCAGAACGTGGTGGGCCGCACCAACGCTCAGGGCCAAGTGACCTTGACCAGCGAAGCCGCCGACGATGCCAGCAACCTGCTGATCATCAAGAAGCCCGGCTATTCCAACCTGGTGGTGAAGTGCCCGTGCAAAGGCATGACTTACGCCATCAGCCCGGTGATGGAAAACCTCGACGGCCTGCGCGTGGTGCTGACTTGGGGCCAGACCCCGGACGATCTCGACTCCCATATGATCTTCCCCGGCAACAACATTTACTTCGAGAACAAGACCGGCACCGACGCCGAGCTGGACGTAGATGACACCGACAGCTACGGCCCGGAAACCATCACCCTGCAGAAAAAACACTACGGCGAAAGCTACGTTTACGCCGTGCATGACTACAGCAACGGCGGCAATCCAGGCTCGCGCCAGTTGTCCAACAGCGAAGCCAAGGTGTTCGTGTACATGGGCCAATCGCTGGTGCGCACCTACTACGTACCGAAAAACCGCAGCGGTAACCTGTGGACAGTGTTTCGCATGACCGGCAGCGGCGACTTCCAGGACATCAACACGTTCAGCGGTGTGAAGGTCGATGCCAAGGACGTACTGAACGAAGTAAAACCATTGCTGGATGACAGCGTTGCGGTCACCGCAGTAGCTGTCAGCTCGTCCGCACAAGCTGATGCGAAGCGTCTGAATGTGCAGGGTGAAGCGGCCTACCAAGCGGGTAACCTGGACCAGGCGATTGACCTGTTCCGTCAGGCTATCGATCTGGACAATGGTTTTGGCAAGGCCTACGGCAACCTCGGCCTGGCCTATCAGAAGGCCGGTAACACTGCTGAGTCGATCTGGGCCAACCGCAAGGCCATCGCCCTGGCGACGGGTGCCAATGCGGCCACCGTACGTGCCGGCGCCTACTACAACATCGCGCGCATCTACGAAGCGGCGGGGCAGTTTGCGGATGCGTTGCGTCATTACCAATTGGCCAAAGAGCAGAAGGCCAATCCGGTGTATGACACGGCGATTGAGCGGGTGCGGAACCGCTGATTCAGCCATGGCGCAGTTCTGAAAGTGTGGGAGGGGGTAAGCCCCCTCCCACATTTGGTTTGCGGTGTTCCTAGCTACATCCTGTGTATCATCCTGTCTCTTTTTTCCATGCGACCTTTCTCGATCCGCTGAGCTGACTGGGCTACGTTTTCAAGCCACGTTCACCGGTCAATGGAGTGACAGCCTATGCACGACACCCTCCAGCAGGTCTTTGGTTATCCACAGTTTCGTTTGGGCCAGCAAGAAACGGTCAGCGCCGTGCTGGCCGGTCGTTCGGCGGCCGCGATATTTCCTACCGGCTCAGGCAAGTCCCTTTGTTACCAGCTATCGGCGGTCCTGCTGCCGCACCTGACGTTGGTGGTGTCGCCGCTGTTGGCACTGATGCAGGACCAGTTGGGTTTTTTGCAGCGCCACGGTATCTCGGCGGGCAGTATCGATTCGGCCCAGAGCCGCGGGCAGGCCAACGACGTCATGGCGCGTGCACGTTCGGGCGAGTTGAAAATCCTGATGATTTCAGTGGAGCGCCTGAAAAACGAGCGCTTTCGTAACTTCCTGCAAAGCGTGCGGATTTCGTTGTTGGTGGTGGATGAGGCGCACTGTATTTCCGAATGGGGCCACAACTTCCGTCCGGACTACCTGAAACTGCCGGACTACCAACGTCAGTTCAAGATCCCACAAGCGCTGCTGCTGACGGCTACAGCCACGCCCAAGGTGATCGCCGATATGCAGGCCAAGTTCGCCATCGCGCCGCACGATGTGGTAACCACAGGGTTCTATCGGCCGAACCTGAATCTATTGGTCGAGCCGGTCAGCGGTGCGGACAAACGCCGACGCTTGGTGC
This region of Pseudomonas asgharzadehiana genomic DNA includes:
- a CDS encoding YhfG family protein; amino-acid sequence: MSELTFEQKQDHYHKIRRSNYLASLRLEGFETQPTDVDKPLPTREAVLAKYRNTPR
- a CDS encoding tetratricopeptide repeat protein, which gives rise to MSLLRVASAMSLCAVAFSVQAEQLPIEVLSAVVKDQKIADAEVLLQRNGAQNVVGRTNAQGQVTLTSEAADDASNLLIIKKPGYSNLVVKCPCKGMTYAISPVMENLDGLRVVLTWGQTPDDLDSHMIFPGNNIYFENKTGTDAELDVDDTDSYGPETITLQKKHYGESYVYAVHDYSNGGNPGSRQLSNSEAKVFVYMGQSLVRTYYVPKNRSGNLWTVFRMTGSGDFQDINTFSGVKVDAKDVLNEVKPLLDDSVAVTAVAVSSSAQADAKRLNVQGEAAYQAGNLDQAIDLFRQAIDLDNGFGKAYGNLGLAYQKAGNTAESIWANRKAIALATGANAATVRAGAYYNIARIYEAAGQFADALRHYQLAKEQKANPVYDTAIERVRNR